Sequence from the Mesorhizobium sp. PAMC28654 genome:
GTCGATTTCATCGTTGACACGCTAATGAAGGAAGAGAGCGGCACCCTCACGCTGTGCCCACTCGGGCCGCTGACCAACATCGCTCTGGCGCTGATCCGCGAGCCGAGGATCGCGCCGCGGATCAAGGAAATCGTGCTGATGGGCGGCGGCTACTTCGAAGGTGGCAATGTCACGCCGGCGGCCGAGTTCAACATCTATGTCGATCCGCATGCCGCCGATGTCGTCTTCCGGTCCGGCGTTCCGATCGTCATGATGCCGCTCGACGTCACCCACAAGGCGCTGACCACGACCAAGCGCACGCAGGCCTTCCGCGCGCTCGGCACCAAAGTCGGCATCGCCACCGCCGACATGCTGGAATTTTTCGAGCGTTACGACGAAGGGAAATATGGCACCGATGGCGGACCGCTGCACGACCCCTGCGTCATCGCCTATCTGCTGAAGCCGGAGCTGTTCAAGGGTCGCAACTGCAACGTCAGCATCGAGACCGCCTCGGAACTCACCATGGGCATGACCGTGATCGACTGGTGGGGCGTCACCAAGCGGCCGAAGAACGCCATGGTGATGCGTGACATCGACCATGATGGTTTCTTCGCGCTGCTGGTGGAGAGGCTGGGACGGCTTTAGTTCCTGTTTCTGGTGCGTGTCATCCAGAGCCGATGGGTGCTCTGGATGACACGCATCGGGTTGCTCAATCGCGAAGCAGACGAAAGGTATCGCTGTCGTTCTCACGGTGCTGCCGCTCAATCGAAACGTCCGATCCGGCAGTTCGCGGAGCGTCGTTATAAACGAAGACCAACGTGTTATTTTCCCTGAGGCGGACACCGTAGAGGTAACGGGACCCGCCGGTGAGTGCGGTATCCGGAGACGGAGAGGCGTCGAGGACGGTGGCAACTGTGCCCGTCATGCGATCCCGGCTGATGATCGGGCTGGCCTGCCTTGCTACCAGCGCGGTAACTGCAAGAAAACACAGGCTCAGGACGAGAGCCGAGAGAAATATGTCCCTGAGATTTTCCCTCACGACCAAAGCGACGACGATAAACCTTGAATTGGCCATCCATTTTCCTTGGCTGTGAGCATTTGAAGCTGCTCACAGAGCAATGCTTCAATTGGCAAACCGGTAAGATATGGAGCCATTGTTTCGGGTAACGCGCTCAATCCTTACTGGTGAGCCGATGAGGTGCAGTTCCTCGCTGTCAACAAATACGAACGAGTCGTCATCGAGGGACAGCGCGTAGGTGGGCACGTTATTCCTGACCCAGTATACGCTCTTGATCGTCCCATCGAGCGCAACAATCGACCGAGTCAGGCTTGCGTCATTCGCAGACTCGTTCAGAGCCAACAAAACCATTATCGCAAAAAAACCTGCAAATAGGACCACGCTAGGCGCGTTCCTCTTCAAACCATCCCTAGTCCAAAAAGCAGACATCAATCCCTCAATTAGGATTCATATGGTTTTGGGAGAACAAACTTTCAATCGGCTTCAGTTGTTCGTTGGCACAGTCCTTGCGGCTGCTGCCGTTACTTCGAGCGCGAAAACGCCAGCCACAGGCCACCGCCGACCAGGAAGCTGCCGCTGATCCGGGACATCAGCTTGATGCGGTTGGCCGACAGCAGCCGTCCGGCGCGACTGGCGGCGAGCGCATAGGTCGAATCCGACATGGCGGCGAAGATCATGGCGGTCAGGCCCATGACGACGATCTGCAGCGTATAATTGCCCTGTGGCGCGATGAACTGCGGGAAGAAGGCGCCGAAAAACACCAGTGTCTTGGGATTGCTGAGCGCCACCAGGAGACCCTGCAGGAAGAAGCCGCCACGCGGTTTCCTGGCTGTTCCATCGGCATTCAGCGTGCCCTTGGAACGGAACATCTGCACGCCCATCCAGACCAGATAGGCGGCGCCGATCAGCTTCACCCATTCGAACCAGTGGCCCATGCCGGCTATCAGCGTGTTGAGGCCGATACCGACGATGGCAATCATGATGGCGAGCCCAGCTTGCGTGCCGGCAACATTGGCCAGACCGGCGCGCGAGCCGTGGCGGATGCTGTTGGCGATGATCAGCGTGACCGTCGGGCCGGGCACCAGGATGATGACGATGCAAGCAAGGACATAGGTGGCGTAGAGTTCCAGCGACATCAGGTTTCCTCCGGCGGCTGCCGCTCAAGCGGCGCGACTGACCAAGATCAATGCATAGCCAGGATGTCGGTGCAAGCCGGCGGGAAATGTTGCTGACAATTGCCGACGCGGCTCTAGGCGCCGGCCTGCCAGGGCAGCGTCACCTCATAAGCCGCTGCCGCCCTCAGCACGGCAAGGTCGCCGCGCGGCCGCCCGATCAGTTGCATGCCCATTGGCCGTCCCCTGTCGTCGAAGCCGACGGGAACGTTGACCGCCGGACAGCCGCCCAGCGTGGCATATGCGGAAACCTGCATCCAGCGGTGGTAGCTGTCCATCGTTCGTCCGGCGACCGCGCGCGGCCAGTGGGTGCCGACGTCGAAAGGGAAGACCTGCGCGGTCGGCAGTGCGATGAGGTCGAAGCGGTCGAAGATCGACAGCAGCGTTCGATGCCAGGAGGTGCGGATGACCGAGGCCGCGCGGATCCGCGGCGCCGTGAGGCGCATCGCGTTCTCCACTTCCCATATGGCTTCCGGCTTCAGCAGGCCACGTTTGTCGGGATCGTCATAGTGGGTCTTGAGCGCGCAGCCGCTGCTGGCCTGACGCAGTGTCACAAAGGCCTGCCACAGAGCCTCGAAATCGAAATCCGGCAGCAACGGCTCCGTCACGAAAGATGCCTCCGCGAACCGCCCGAGAGCAGTCTCGCACAGATTGAGAATGCCGGGCTCGATCGGCAGATGGCCGCCGAGATCGCCAAACCAGGCGATGCGGCCGCCAGTCACTGGCGTTGCGAGGCCTTCGAGGAACGAGCCCTGCTTCTCATAGGACAAGGGTGCGTGCGGATGATATCCGGCCTGCACGTCGAGCAGCAGCGCCATGTCGGCGACGTTGCGGCCCATCGGCCCCTCGACGCCCATCTGGGCATGGAAGACCTCGAAGTCCGGCCCGCCGGGCACAAGCCCCTGCGACGGGCGGAAGCCGTAGACATTGTTCCAGGCCGCCGGGTTGCGCAGCGAGCCGCCAAAGTCGCTGCCATCGGCGACCGGTATCATGTCGAGCGCCAGCGCCACCGCGGCACCGCCGCTCGAGCCGCCGGCGGTCAAAGCAGGGTCAAAGGCGTTGAGCGTCGGCCCAAACACGTTGTTGTAGGTGTTGGAGCCCAGGCCGAATTCGGGGACGTTGGTCTTGCCGATGATGATGGCTCCGGCGTTGCGAATACGCTCGACGAAGAAATCGTCTTCCTGCGGCACGAAATCGGCGAAGATCGGCGAACCGAAGGAGGTCCTGAGGCCCGTGGTCGAGGCAAGGTCCTTGATGGCGATCGGCAGGCCGAACAGCGCGCCCGCAGTGCCCGCTTGCGCCAGATGGGCGTCAGCCCTGCCGGCCTCGTCCAGGATGTCACCGCGGTCGCGCAGCGACACGATGGCGTTTACGTGCGGGTTCACCGCTTCGATCCGATCAAGAAATGCCGTCACGACCTCGCGAACGGAAAGGTCCTTTCGCTTGATCCTGTCGGCAAGTTCCACTGCGGACAGGCGGCAGATGGCGCCGGCGGGCGGCACGTCATGTTTTGTCTGGGGACGCATGGCCTGGTCTCAGCTTTTGGATTTCTGCAACGCCGCGTCGACGTCCTTGGCGAGGGGAATCGCGGGCTGGGCGCCCGGTTTCAGGCAGGCGAGCGAACCGGCGGCTCCGGCGCGGGCAAGCGCCTGCTCCAGCGGCAGGCCGCAGGACAGGCCGGCGGCGAAATAACCGCAAAACGTATCGCCCGCGCCCACCGTATCGACCGGGGTGATCTTCATGGCCGGTACCGCAAGGACATCGGCTGGCGTCGCCGCCATCACGCCGTCGCCGCCGAGCGTGACGACGATGGTGCGACCGGTTTTGCCGGCAAAGTCACGCATTCGCGCCGTGCGGTCGCGGCCGCTCAAGGACAGCGCCTCGACATAGAGGTCGAACTCGGTTTCGTTGGCGACCACATAGTCGGCCTTGCCGAGGAAGGCGGCTGCCTCGCCGCGGAAAGGTGCTGTGTTGAGCACCGTGATCGCGCCCGCCGCCCTTGCCGCGTCCAAAGCAGCGTCGACTGTCTGCAAGGGAATCTCGTGCTGCAGCAGCACGACGTCGCCCTTCTTCAGGAAAGCCTTGGAAAGGTCGCCCGCAACAACCGAATCGTTGGCGCCAGGCACGACGGCGATCATGTTCTCGCCGTCGTTGCCAACCATGATCAACGCCGTGCCGGTCGAGGCAAAGGTCTCACCGACGCCGGACAGGTCGATCTTGCCATCACGCAGCAGTGCCAGCGCTTCGTTGGCGAAGCTGTCCTTGCCGACCGCGCCCACCATCCGCACCGTGGCACCGGCGCGTGCCGCGGCCAGCGCCTGATTGGCGCCCTTGCCGCCGGGTGCGGTGGTAAAGCCGGAGCCGCCGACGGTTTCCCCACGGCCGGGGAGCCGGTCGACATTGGCGATAAGGTCGAGGTTGATCGAGCCGACAACGATAATCAAGTAAAGCCTCCTGCTGAATGCGCGGGAACCTAGAGCAAAATCCGAGCGGATAGAATCGATAGGGGTTTCGTTGGGATTGGAAATCTGATTCAGCATATCTGCTGGATTCGGAGGCCGGCATGGCATGGCGAAATCCTTATCGGAAGATTTGCGGGCTCGGGTGGTCGCAGCGGTTGATGGCGGCCTGTCGCGACGGGCGGCAGCGGCGCGATTTGGCGTGGCGGCGGCAAGCTCGGTGCGTTGGGTCCGGGAATGGCGCGAGACCGGAGCCACCTGCGCAAAGCCGCAGGGCGGCGACAGGCGGTCCCACCGCGTTGAAGCGTATCGCGACATCATCCTGGCGGCGATCGAGAGGCGGGTGGACATCACGCTGGTCGAACTCGCCGAGTTGCTGCGACAGGAGCATGGCGCGTCGTTTGCGACGAGCACGATCTGGCGGTTTCTCGATCGTCACTCCATGACCTTCAAAAAAAACGGCGCACGCCAGCGAGCAGGAGCGGCCAGACGTGGCGGCGCGACGAAACGCCTGGTTCGACGCCCAGCCCGATCTTGATCCCGAGCATCTGGTCTTCATCGACGAGACCGGAGCCTCGACAAAGATGGCTCGACTGCGGGGGCGCACGAAGCGCGGGATGCGGTGCCGATCGCCAATCCCGCATGGCCATTGGAAGACGACGACGTTCACCGGCGCCCTGCGCCTCACTGGCATGACCGCGCCAATGGTCCTGGACGGCCCGATGACTGGCGAATGGTTTGTCGCCTATGTCGAGCAGGTTCTCGTGCCGACGCTGCGGCCCGACGATGTCGTGATCCTCGACAACCTGCCGGCGCACAAAAGCGCAGCCGCCCGTGTGGCGATCGAAGCAACCGGCGCAAGGATGATGTTCCTCCCGCCCTATTCCCCCGACTTCAACCCGATCGAGAACGCCTTTTCCAAGCTGAAATCGATTCTACGCAAAGCCGCCGCACGAACCGTCGCGGAATTGTGGGATACCATCAGCGCCGCACTGCCTTGCTTCACACCAACCGAGTGCGCCAACTACTTCGCCGCAACAGGATATGAGCCGGAATGATCAGATTCTGCTCTAACCTGTCAAGCCGCTCCTTGCCAGAGCACGCGAATGGTCCAGCACGATTTGCCGCGTCATGGCAGGATCGGCTCATTCACACCGTACGGTGACCATGCCTTGATAGCTGCCGGCCGGGAAGATGCCGCTCGACTTGGTGGCGGTGAGATCGACCTGAACGGTATGGGTGCCGTTGGTGAGCTTTTGCGTCGTGCTCCCTGCCGTGCTGGCGCCGGAGTCGAGGCGATAGGCCGTGGCGAAGTTGACATTGGTGCCGCCGCCGCTTGGCGAGGAGGTGAATGCGGCGGGCGCGGGAGCCGAGACGGAGTAGCAATCCAGCAAGTTGAGCAAAGAGCACAGCAGCGAGCTTGCGGTAATGGTGGCTCCCGCGCTCTGACCGCCCGCCTGCGTGGACCCCAATATGCCTATGGTGGGATTCGCGGTCATCGTTCCCGATGCACCGACCATGATGGTGCAGGTGCCGATGATCGCTGCCGGCGCCGGCTGGCTGGAAGCCAGAACGGCTGCGGTGAGAAGGAAGAGGTCATTTCTTCTTCTTCTTTTTCTTGCCATTGTTCCAACCCTGGTCCGCCCAATTGGCGGATTGCGCCGCGGGGACGGCGGCGACTGCCGTTGCGCCATCGACGCTGACGCCCATCTTCATCAGCTTGAGTTCCATTTCGAGACGCTGCACTTCGAGTTCGTAAAGCCGGCTGCAGTCGAGGCGCTTTGGTTGGCTGCCGATCGGGATCACCACGCGGCCATAGGTGGCGATGCCGTTGTCGGTCTGGTTGTTGCCTCTGATAACACCGAGGTCGAGATAGGCGCCGCTGCCGGAGACCGCCGAGCGGCAAGTGGTGCCGTCGGCGGCGTGGACCTCGTCCTGGCCCTGGGGCAAGGTGACGCCGGGCAAATTGAAGCCGTTCTCGTTCTGGTTGAGGTTATAGACTTGTTCCTGGGCTTGGGTCGGAGCCGTGCTTGCCGCGGCAAGCGTGAGCGCGAGCGTCAGGACTTGCGATGTCCAAAAAACTTTCCGCATATCTGTGCCCTTATCTGCGTCTGCTCATTGGGAAAGGGGATGCTTTCGGTACAGATACGCACTTTACGCTCGGCCGCGCCGTCGAAGGGCACGACCACAAGGACGGGGCGGGATGCCTGGGCGCCGAGTTGGAAGATGGCCGGCGATATCCTGGCCTCCACCGGCTGAAAATCCTGATCGTAGACGTGGACCTCGATCTTGATTTTCTGGTTGTAGGGATTGGCGGGGAATACCCGAACCGCGAAGGCGTCGGTGAAGCTGTTGACCTCGCCTCGCATCGGCGACATCGACTGGGCCAGGGCGGCAACAGGCATCAGGCCGACGGCCAATGCCGTCGCCAGGTTCAGTGCATGTCTCAAAGGATTCCTCCTGAGGGGCTATTCGCAGCGCAGTGTGACAGTTGCCTGATAGGTACCGGAGGCGAAGCGGTTGCTGCCGCCCTTGGTGCCAGCGAGGTTGACCGAGACCAGCGAGGCGCCGGGAACGGTCAGGTTGGTGGCTGTGCCCGTTTCCGCGATGGTGTGTGCGCCGCTGGACGAAAAGGTCGGTGTCCAGGTTGTCGACGTGGTGTCGGCCGTCGGCACTGTGGTGGTGGTGACCGGGTCGACGCTGAGCGCCACGCCCCCGGTCGTGGTGAGGGTGACGGTTCCAGCGGAGCCGCCGCTGTTGTGCGAGCTCAATGTCTGGAGGTCGGGACTGACCGTCATCGTGCCGTTCGTCCCGATTAGAAGCGTACAAGTGGCGGTGATCGTGCCGTTGAAAATGACGTTTTGCGTCGTGGCCAATGCGGCTTGGTCAAGATAGGCGACCAGCAGGGCCGCGCCGATGGCGACCTTAAAGAACTTCATCGAGACCTCCTATCAAGCCGGAATGTCCGAATTAATATGAGTCATCATCGCTTTATCATAGTTAATTTAGGGTTAACTTAAATAAAGTCGACAAACAACATCTCAAGAAAGAAATGAAACCTCAGTTTGTCTCTGGTTGTGCGGCGCAATATATCAAGGTTACAATCTATCTAATACTTACAGGTGATGAAATTCATGGTTCATTACAAGAGTAACTCGAAGTCCGGCGTCTCAAGACGAGATCTGCCCTGCTTCCCAGCCAAGGATGGCGCGCTTGCGGGTCAGGCCCCAATGGTAGCCGGTGAGGTCACCGGACTTGCCGATGGCGCGATGGCACGGAACCACGAAGGAGACCGGGTTGGCGCCATTGGCCGCGCCGACGGCACGGCTGGCGGACGGCGAGCCGATGCTGGCGGCGATCGACGAATAGGTGCGCGCCTTGCCCATCGGAATCTTGAGCAATGCTTCCCAGACGCGAACCTGGAAATCGGTGCCGATCATTACGACATGCAGCGGCTGGTCGGAGCGCCACAGCCTGGAGTCGAAGATGCGGGCGGCATAGGGTCCGGTCGCGGCCATGTCCTCGACATGGATGGCGTTTGGCCAGCGGCTGGACATGTCGGCAAAGGCTGCCCGTTCCTCGCCAGGGTCGCTGAAGGCGAGGCCGGCAAGCCCGCGGTCGGTGGCCATGATCAGCGCGGTGCCGAAGGGCGAGGGATGGAAGCCGTAGCGGATGGTGAGCCCGGCGCCGCGGGTCTTGTAGTCGCCGGGCGACATTGCCTCATGGGTGACGAACAGGTCGTGCAGCCGGCCGGGGCCGGACATGCCCAGTTCGAAGGATGTCTCGAGCAGCGGCATGCCGGAATCAAGCAGCTTGCGCGCGTGGTCGAGCGTCACGGCCTGGAGGAAG
This genomic interval carries:
- a CDS encoding ribokinase, with amino-acid sequence MIIVVGSINLDLIANVDRLPGRGETVGGSGFTTAPGGKGANQALAAARAGATVRMVGAVGKDSFANEALALLRDGKIDLSGVGETFASTGTALIMVGNDGENMIAVVPGANDSVVAGDLSKAFLKKGDVVLLQHEIPLQTVDAALDAARAAGAITVLNTAPFRGEAAAFLGKADYVVANETEFDLYVEALSLSGRDRTARMRDFAGKTGRTIVVTLGGDGVMAATPADVLAVPAMKITPVDTVGAGDTFCGYFAAGLSCGLPLEQALARAGAAGSLACLKPGAQPAIPLAKDVDAALQKSKS
- a CDS encoding IS630 family transposase (programmed frameshift), which codes for MAKSLSEDLRARVVAAVDGGLSRRAAAARFGVAAASSVRWVREWRETGATCAKPQGGDRRSHRVEAYRDIILAAIERRVDITLVELAELLRQEHGASFATSTIWRFLDRHSMTFKKKTAHASEQERPDVAARRNAWFDAQPDLDPEHLVFIDETGASTKMARLRGRTKRGMRCRSPIPHGHWKTTTFTGALRLTGMTAPMVLDGPMTGEWFVAYVEQVLVPTLRPDDVVILDNLPAHKSAAARVAIEATGARMMFLPPYSPDFNPIENAFSKLKSILRKAAARTVAELWDTISAALPCFTPTECANYFAATGYEPE
- a CDS encoding amidase produces the protein MRPQTKHDVPPAGAICRLSAVELADRIKRKDLSVREVVTAFLDRIEAVNPHVNAIVSLRDRGDILDEAGRADAHLAQAGTAGALFGLPIAIKDLASTTGLRTSFGSPIFADFVPQEDDFFVERIRNAGAIIIGKTNVPEFGLGSNTYNNVFGPTLNAFDPALTAGGSSGGAAVALALDMIPVADGSDFGGSLRNPAAWNNVYGFRPSQGLVPGGPDFEVFHAQMGVEGPMGRNVADMALLLDVQAGYHPHAPLSYEKQGSFLEGLATPVTGGRIAWFGDLGGHLPIEPGILNLCETALGRFAEASFVTEPLLPDFDFEALWQAFVTLRQASSGCALKTHYDDPDKRGLLKPEAIWEVENAMRLTAPRIRAASVIRTSWHRTLLSIFDRFDLIALPTAQVFPFDVGTHWPRAVAGRTMDSYHRWMQVSAYATLGGCPAVNVPVGFDDRGRPMGMQLIGRPRGDLAVLRAAAAYEVTLPWQAGA
- a CDS encoding LysE family translocator — its product is MSLELYATYVLACIVIILVPGPTVTLIIANSIRHGSRAGLANVAGTQAGLAIMIAIVGIGLNTLIAGMGHWFEWVKLIGAAYLVWMGVQMFRSKGTLNADGTARKPRGGFFLQGLLVALSNPKTLVFFGAFFPQFIAPQGNYTLQIVVMGLTAMIFAAMSDSTYALAASRAGRLLSANRIKLMSRISGSFLVGGGLWLAFSRSK
- a CDS encoding nucleoside hydrolase, coding for MPQTRKIIIDTDPGQDDAVAILLALGSAELEIVGITAVAGNVPLKLTEKNARKICELAGRPDIKVYAGAIRPLMRQLVTAEEVHGQTGLNGPQLPEPVMKLQDQYAVDFIVDTLMKEESGTLTLCPLGPLTNIALALIREPRIAPRIKEIVLMGGGYFEGGNVTPAAEFNIYVDPHAADVVFRSGVPIVMMPLDVTHKALTTTKRTQAFRALGTKVGIATADMLEFFERYDEGKYGTDGGPLHDPCVIAYLLKPELFKGRNCNVSIETASELTMGMTVIDWWGVTKRPKNAMVMRDIDHDGFFALLVERLGRL
- a CDS encoding methylated-DNA--[protein]-cysteine S-methyltransferase, with the protein product MSVQTTAVLQKDITPEGSDYEIVRRAIEKISLDYRDQPSLEELAEEVGETPTGLQKLFTRWAGLSPKAFLQAVTLDHARKLLDSGMPLLETSFELGMSGPGRLHDLFVTHEAMSPGDYKTRGAGLTIRYGFHPSPFGTALIMATDRGLAGLAFSDPGEERAAFADMSSRWPNAIHVEDMAATGPYAARIFDSRLWRSDQPLHVVMIGTDFQVRVWEALLKIPMGKARTYSSIAASIGSPSASRAVGAANGANPVSFVVPCHRAIGKSGDLTGYHWGLTRKRAILGWEAGQISS